The DNA segment gtgtaaaaattggaaaaatttagatttaggaaagaactgcatgggtaaatacactgggtttgtaccttaaggttcatgtatgcaatataacagagttccagttaactcccatgcatgcaattaatttatgttatgtttatgttttttatgttaaaatgtttttgttgatttgtttgtatattttcataagtaaagcatgcttaccgtcttattccaagttttatgataactttacaaggtttaaaacataaagttcaatatatattctggttttcatacaggaattatatgttaatataacatcataataacgtaatgatgtcgtgtaaataacgttatactgacgtcatataaatgttatatttatgttataagaacgtaaattggatagctttacagaaagtaaacaaaaaaactaaatgttgactgaaaattatttattcttaaatataaagcatgaaaacattataacaccatagcatttactattatttttaaatttttacataaatcttaaaaaactgtgtctcaagaatatatgtttttagttatatcctttggttttaagaatgtcagatatacgtatttatgtcaaaagttacagtattacctttgtggcaccatttaaaaacgtccacaaacgttctgtgtggaTGCTGggtataaattttatatttaaacatgtaaaaactatttgtaatacattaggaacaaaatagttgtagaaaaacaatttattataaaacctttgagtttggattttttgattaaaagtttctcaaaggctctcctgcaccattcacaatgcaaatcattcccacacctatgtgaagagatagacgaacttttcctagatgatttgtgtttgctgggaagcagCCGCCCCTGACGCCGGACCAGTGGGCGCACAGCTTCGACATCTATGCTACGATCTACATCAAGAAGCACCCAGCCGAGGCTCAGGCCCTGCTCACCTACGCCCGCTACGTCAAGACCATGAAGGTGACCCTTAAAGGTGACTGGATGTGGTACGACAAGGCCTTCAAATGGGACAAGGAGAGGTTGGACTGTTCTTGGCTTGATTACAGGCTGGACCTGGAATTCCGCTCGGTACAGCGCGTCGCACACGTCGCcattcagacagacagacaggaggcaGGTCGGCCGGGAGCCCTTACCCTCTCTAGCGCCTGGGCCGCAGGGCTCCCCCCCGGGCTACTGCTTTGCCTACCACTCGAGGGGACCCGGCTGCAGTTTTACTTCATGTTCCTTCAAGCACTACTGCCCGCATTGCCGAAGGAGGCACCCGGCCTACACCACGTGCCCCCCAGCTCAGTTACGCGACGGACCCACCCACGACCAGCACCCACGAAGACAACCACAGGACAAGGGTAAGAAGAACGCTGGCAGTAACAACGCCGGTGGACGCCGACGCCCTTGATTCTTTGCTAGTGGGATACCCCCTGCGAGACTACATCGTGGGGGGCTTCATAGGGGGGTTTCTACTTGGCTTTGAAGGGGCGCGAACCCCCCTCACTTCACACAACCCTCAGGCTACGACGGACCTCCCGCACATCGTCGGGCCCATGCTCGATAAGGAGTTGAGTCTAGGACGCATCGCGGGCCCATTCGAAGCCCCCCCTTTCAAGAATTTCAAGTGTTCGCCCATAGCATTGAGGGAGAAGTCTACGCCGGGCAAGTACCGCCTCCTGCACAACCTCAGCTACCCTTACTCCCCTGACAGTGTGAACGCCAACATCCCTCGGGAATCGACGTCCGTCACCTACCAGTCTATACACGATGCAGTAGCAATGGTTGTCAGCCGTTCCCCGGGGGCTCACCTGGCAAAGTGCGACATCGCAGAAGCATTCAGGATCGTCCCAGTAGACCCGAGCTACTACCATCTCCTGGGGTTTTCTTATGGGGCCAAGTACTACTATGAGAAGATGCTCAGCATGGGAGCCGCCCCCTCCTGCCGGATCTTCGAGACTTTTTCCAGTGCCCTGTAATGGATCCTCGCCGAGAAGTTTGGGGTGCGCGACGTTGTGAAGGTATTGGACGACTTCCTCTTCGTCAGTTTCACTTTTGACGAGTGCCAGCGAAGCCTGAGGGTGTTCATTGCCCTCTGTGAGCGATTGAGGGTCCCCTTGGCACCTCACAAGACAGAGGGCCCTTGCTCCTGCCTCACGTTCCTGGGGCTGGAGATTGATGCTCGTAGGATGGAAACAAGACTCCCTGAGGACAAGAGAACGAAGTACACGGTGGCAGTGGAAGTCGCGCTGAGTCTGGAGCGCATCCCCCTCCGGGACCTGCAGGCGATCATTGGCAAGTTGCAATTCGCCACCGCGGTAATCCCGGGCGGCCGGGccttc comes from the Procambarus clarkii isolate CNS0578487 chromosome 25, FALCON_Pclarkii_2.0, whole genome shotgun sequence genome and includes:
- the LOC138368599 gene encoding uncharacterized protein, with amino-acid sequence MKVTLKGDWMWYDKAFKWDKESTTARIAEGGTRPTPRAPQLSYATDPPTTSTHEDNHRTRVRRTLAVTTPVDADALDSLLVGYPLRDYIVGGFIGGFLLGFEGARTPLTSHNPQATTDLPHIVGPMLDKELSLGRIAGPFEAPPFKNFKCSPIALREKSTPGKYRLLHNLSYPYSPDSVNANIPRESTSVTYQSIHDAVAMVVSRSPGAHLAKCDIAEAFRIVPVDPSYYHLLGFSYGAKYYYEKMLSMGAAPSCRIFETFSSAL